The Anopheles merus strain MAF chromosome 2L, AmerM5.1, whole genome shotgun sequence genome has a segment encoding these proteins:
- the LOC121592233 gene encoding odorant receptor 9a-like has translation MWYLRYCGVFREKSALGGIRLSVCLGVLVVFMLLQSIYIFQHVHHFAMICDAIPTLVVCMVAISKFYIFVFHPAALFALIDSFKALQQRASREDLLLFRRSGAFHAKLTKIYMTSALIVGWFYILSAIVSGISRSLAEGRVRFVAPMAFPHNYQHPLMFALTFLFNCDSIHMSIFISGSVDTCFSELATSVTIHFQLIQRQFQAVDFAARTAEDELEVVVAYHKDVLQLCLAMTNLFQYTVFYLLLLDSVLLCVIGYQFVIFMNTPRVLMLASMAFVMVLQAVIYCYHGSMMYDESLKVADAIYQSNWCEAPPAVQKRLRFCIMRAQKPIVTKGGFIKATLPTLKKVWLGH, from the exons ATGTGGTATTTGCGCTACTGTGGAGTGTTTCGCGAGAAAAGCGCGCTCGGTGGAATCCGGCTGAGCGTCTGTCTCGGTGTCCTGGTCGTGTTTATGTTGCTGCAGTCGATCTACATATTCCAGCACGTGCACCACTTCGCCATGATCTGCGATGCCATACCGACGCTGGTCGTCTGCATGGTGGCTATTTCCAAGTTCTACATCTTCGTTTTCCACCCGGCCGCCCTGTTCGCGCTGATTGATTCGTTCAAAGCACTGCAGCAGCGTGCTAGCAGGGAGGACTTGCTGCTGTTCCGGCGCAGCGGGGCGTTTCATGCGAAGCTGACGAAAATCTACATGACATCGGCACTGATTGTGGGATGGTTCTACATACTAAGTGCCATCGTCTCAGGAATCTCGCGGTCGTTGGCGGAAGGACGGGTCCGTTTTGTAGCACCGATGGC TTTTCCCCACAACTATCAGCATCCGCTCATGTTTGCGTTAACGTTCCTGTTCAACTGTGACTCCATACACATGAGCATCTTCATTAGCGGAAGTGTCGATACGTGCTTTTCCGAGCTGGCGACGAGCGTTACGATCCACTTTCAGCTCATCCAACGCCAGTTCCAGGCAGTTGACTTTGCGGCTCGTACCGCCGAAGACGAACTGGAGGTCGTCGTGGCGTACCATAAGGATGTGCTGCAGTTGTGTCTGGCCATGACGAACCTCTTCCAGTACACCGTGTTCTACCTATTGCTGCTAGACTCGGTGCTGCTCTGTGTGATTGGCTATCAATTTGTGATATTCATGAACACGCCGCGTGTCCTTATGCTGGCGTCGATGGCGTTCGTTATGGTTTTACAAGCGGTCATATATTGTTACCACGGTTCCATGATGTACGATGAG AGCTTGAAGGTGGCGGATGCGATTTACCAGAGCAATTGGTGCGAGGCTCCACCGGCGGTACAGAAGCGGCTGCGTTTTTGTATCATGCGAGCTCAGAAGCCTATCGTCACCAAAGGTGGCTTCATAAAGGCCACCCTGCCCACACTAAAGAAGGTGTGGCTGGGGCACTGA
- the LOC121593109 gene encoding uncharacterized protein LOC121593109 isoform X1 has protein sequence MTTLCSPWNQGQRDEYPSRALANFLYSSNFSAKEMDDILVEECNNRNTVYVLNSSYRYGNMDMIELFGTPAGRALTVNNKTAAELRHGRRTTSGSNSTTGSSAADPHLCPSTIGGLLAGSIHSTNISSIRISENDDTSTAGQHRFIESSEFIRFASSKGSVSPPASIAFRNKCSSKSVDGSSKNGTTHHLDQPTRRNNLKMAKFWKLFDEDRLRKANSTERIGDKLRQSGWVFRSVLSCSRWAAAAPTLDQVDTVDQSANDLYSEAAQLLGIKCTLTDSCRCIDCQSQYFDCDDDADTYSEYSDKSYDMEDNLFTNRSYYNDLSTVSGVPETDTTFASTGGTPAISDRSKRNQPAHNRLGDGPDDTVQREDVNGNECQHYLHSTHNPSSLNLSLDEGQLPANDRSQLPIDTSEIEHTGQESLAVPEAPGEDCATGIKVA, from the exons ATGACTACGCTTTGCAGCCCTTGGAACCAAGGTCAGCGGGACGAGTATCCTTCAAGGGCGTTGGCGAACTTTCTGTACTCGTCGAACTTTAGCGCAAAAG AGATGGATGATATACTGGTTGAGGAATGCAATAATAGGAACACCGTATATGTGCTGAATTCCAGCTACCGATATGGG AACATGGACATGATAGAGCTGTTCGGTACACCGGCGGGCCGAGCACTAACGGTGAATAATAAAACTGCAGCGGAATTGCGACACGGCCGCCGGACCACAAGCGGAAGCAACAGTACCACCGGTAGCAGTGCGGCCGATCCCCATCTGTGTCCGAGCACGATCGGTGGTCTGCTGGCAGGTAGCATCCACTCGAccaacatcagcagcatcaggaTCAGCGAAAACGATGACACCAGCACTGCCGGCCAGCATCGCTTCATCGAATCGAGCGAATTCATTAGATTTGCATCCAGCAAGGGATCCGTCTCGCCACCCGCCTCCATCGCCTTTCGTAACAAATGTAGTAGTAAAAGCGTCGATGGCAGCAGTAAAAATGGCACCACCCACCACCTTGACCAACCGACCAGGCGGAACAATTTGAAAATGGCCAAATTTTGGAAGCTCTTCGACGAGGACCGGTTACGGAAGGCTAACAGCACGGAACGAATAGGCGATAAGCTTCGGCAAAG TGGATGGGTTTTTCGATCTGTTCTGTCTTGCAGCAGATGGGCTGCTGCAGCACCAACGCTCGACCAGGTGGATACGGTTGACCAATCTGCAAATGATTTGTACAGCGAGGCGGCCCAGCTGCTAGGTATAAAGTGTACGCTGACCGACAGCTGCCGATGCATAGACTGTCAG AGTCAGTACTTCGACTGCGATGACGATGCGGACACATACTCGGAATATTCCGATAAGTCGTACGACATGGAGGACAATTTGTTCACGAATCGATCATATTATAATGATCTCTCGACGGTATCGGGGGTGCCAGAAACAGATACCACCTTCGCTAGCACCGGTGGTACACCCGCAATCAGTGACCGTTCGAAACGAAACCAGCCCGCACACAACCGTCTCGGGGACGGGCCGGACGATACCGTGCAGCGGGAGGATGTCAATGGTAATGAATGCCAGCATTATTTGCATAGCACCCACAATCCGTCTTCATTGAATTTATCATTGGATGAGGGACAGCTACCGGCAAACGACCGCTCACAATTGCCAATTGATACGTCCGAAATCGAGCATACCGGACAGGAAAGCCTAGCGGTGCCGGAAGCGCCCGGTGAGGACTGCGCTACCGGCATAAAGGTTGCATGA
- the LOC121593109 gene encoding uncharacterized protein LOC121593109 isoform X3, with amino-acid sequence MTTLCSPWNQGQRDEYPSRALANFLYSSNFSAKEMDDILVEECNNRNTVYVLNSSYRYGNMDMIELFGTPAGRALTVNNKTAAELRHGRRTTSGSNSTTGSSAADPHLCPSTIGGLLAGSIHSTNISSIRISENDDTSTAGQHRFIESSEFIRFASSKGSVSPPASIAFRNKCSSKSVDGSSKNGTTHHLDQPTRRNNLKMAKFWKLFDEDRLRKANSTERIGDKLRQRWAAAAPTLDQVDTVDQSANDLYSEAAQLLGIKCTLTDSCRCIDCQSQYFDCDDDADTYSEYSDKSYDMEDNLFTNRSYYNDLSTVSGVPETDTTFASTGGTPAISDRSKRNQPAHNRLGDGPDDTVQREDVNGNECQHYLHSTHNPSSLNLSLDEGQLPANDRSQLPIDTSEIEHTGQESLAVPEAPGEDCATGIKVA; translated from the exons ATGACTACGCTTTGCAGCCCTTGGAACCAAGGTCAGCGGGACGAGTATCCTTCAAGGGCGTTGGCGAACTTTCTGTACTCGTCGAACTTTAGCGCAAAAG AGATGGATGATATACTGGTTGAGGAATGCAATAATAGGAACACCGTATATGTGCTGAATTCCAGCTACCGATATGGG AACATGGACATGATAGAGCTGTTCGGTACACCGGCGGGCCGAGCACTAACGGTGAATAATAAAACTGCAGCGGAATTGCGACACGGCCGCCGGACCACAAGCGGAAGCAACAGTACCACCGGTAGCAGTGCGGCCGATCCCCATCTGTGTCCGAGCACGATCGGTGGTCTGCTGGCAGGTAGCATCCACTCGAccaacatcagcagcatcaggaTCAGCGAAAACGATGACACCAGCACTGCCGGCCAGCATCGCTTCATCGAATCGAGCGAATTCATTAGATTTGCATCCAGCAAGGGATCCGTCTCGCCACCCGCCTCCATCGCCTTTCGTAACAAATGTAGTAGTAAAAGCGTCGATGGCAGCAGTAAAAATGGCACCACCCACCACCTTGACCAACCGACCAGGCGGAACAATTTGAAAATGGCCAAATTTTGGAAGCTCTTCGACGAGGACCGGTTACGGAAGGCTAACAGCACGGAACGAATAGGCGATAAGCTTCGGCAAAG ATGGGCTGCTGCAGCACCAACGCTCGACCAGGTGGATACGGTTGACCAATCTGCAAATGATTTGTACAGCGAGGCGGCCCAGCTGCTAGGTATAAAGTGTACGCTGACCGACAGCTGCCGATGCATAGACTGTCAG AGTCAGTACTTCGACTGCGATGACGATGCGGACACATACTCGGAATATTCCGATAAGTCGTACGACATGGAGGACAATTTGTTCACGAATCGATCATATTATAATGATCTCTCGACGGTATCGGGGGTGCCAGAAACAGATACCACCTTCGCTAGCACCGGTGGTACACCCGCAATCAGTGACCGTTCGAAACGAAACCAGCCCGCACACAACCGTCTCGGGGACGGGCCGGACGATACCGTGCAGCGGGAGGATGTCAATGGTAATGAATGCCAGCATTATTTGCATAGCACCCACAATCCGTCTTCATTGAATTTATCATTGGATGAGGGACAGCTACCGGCAAACGACCGCTCACAATTGCCAATTGATACGTCCGAAATCGAGCATACCGGACAGGAAAGCCTAGCGGTGCCGGAAGCGCCCGGTGAGGACTGCGCTACCGGCATAAAGGTTGCATGA
- the LOC121593109 gene encoding uncharacterized protein LOC121593109 isoform X2, with the protein MTTLCSPWNQGQRDEYPSRALANFLYSSNFSAKEMDDILVEECNNRNTVYVLNSSYRYGNMDMIELFGTPAGRALTVNNKTAAELRHGRRTTSGSNSTTGSSAADPHLCPSTIGGLLAGSIHSTNISSIRISENDDTSTAGQHRFIESSEFIRFASSKGSVSPPASIAFRNKCSSKSVDGSSKNGTTHHLDQPTRRNNLKMAKFWKLFDEDRLRKANSTERIGDKLRQSRWAAAAPTLDQVDTVDQSANDLYSEAAQLLGIKCTLTDSCRCIDCQSQYFDCDDDADTYSEYSDKSYDMEDNLFTNRSYYNDLSTVSGVPETDTTFASTGGTPAISDRSKRNQPAHNRLGDGPDDTVQREDVNGNECQHYLHSTHNPSSLNLSLDEGQLPANDRSQLPIDTSEIEHTGQESLAVPEAPGEDCATGIKVA; encoded by the exons ATGACTACGCTTTGCAGCCCTTGGAACCAAGGTCAGCGGGACGAGTATCCTTCAAGGGCGTTGGCGAACTTTCTGTACTCGTCGAACTTTAGCGCAAAAG AGATGGATGATATACTGGTTGAGGAATGCAATAATAGGAACACCGTATATGTGCTGAATTCCAGCTACCGATATGGG AACATGGACATGATAGAGCTGTTCGGTACACCGGCGGGCCGAGCACTAACGGTGAATAATAAAACTGCAGCGGAATTGCGACACGGCCGCCGGACCACAAGCGGAAGCAACAGTACCACCGGTAGCAGTGCGGCCGATCCCCATCTGTGTCCGAGCACGATCGGTGGTCTGCTGGCAGGTAGCATCCACTCGAccaacatcagcagcatcaggaTCAGCGAAAACGATGACACCAGCACTGCCGGCCAGCATCGCTTCATCGAATCGAGCGAATTCATTAGATTTGCATCCAGCAAGGGATCCGTCTCGCCACCCGCCTCCATCGCCTTTCGTAACAAATGTAGTAGTAAAAGCGTCGATGGCAGCAGTAAAAATGGCACCACCCACCACCTTGACCAACCGACCAGGCGGAACAATTTGAAAATGGCCAAATTTTGGAAGCTCTTCGACGAGGACCGGTTACGGAAGGCTAACAGCACGGAACGAATAGGCGATAAGCTTCGGCAAAG CAGATGGGCTGCTGCAGCACCAACGCTCGACCAGGTGGATACGGTTGACCAATCTGCAAATGATTTGTACAGCGAGGCGGCCCAGCTGCTAGGTATAAAGTGTACGCTGACCGACAGCTGCCGATGCATAGACTGTCAG AGTCAGTACTTCGACTGCGATGACGATGCGGACACATACTCGGAATATTCCGATAAGTCGTACGACATGGAGGACAATTTGTTCACGAATCGATCATATTATAATGATCTCTCGACGGTATCGGGGGTGCCAGAAACAGATACCACCTTCGCTAGCACCGGTGGTACACCCGCAATCAGTGACCGTTCGAAACGAAACCAGCCCGCACACAACCGTCTCGGGGACGGGCCGGACGATACCGTGCAGCGGGAGGATGTCAATGGTAATGAATGCCAGCATTATTTGCATAGCACCCACAATCCGTCTTCATTGAATTTATCATTGGATGAGGGACAGCTACCGGCAAACGACCGCTCACAATTGCCAATTGATACGTCCGAAATCGAGCATACCGGACAGGAAAGCCTAGCGGTGCCGGAAGCGCCCGGTGAGGACTGCGCTACCGGCATAAAGGTTGCATGA